In Acidimicrobiales bacterium, the sequence GCGACCTCGGCAGCGTGCGGGTGCCGCCGTTCATCATGGCCTTGGCCACCGGCACCATCTTCTTCGTGACCTGCTACGCACTGCACCAGCGCGACAAGGAGATCATGCGCCAGCGGGCCGCCACGGCGGCAGCGGCCTAGGAACGAAGAGGAGGGACCGGCGGTGAGCGACTATCTCCCCATCTTCTGCATGCTGGTCCTGGCCACGCTGTTCGCGGGCTTGTCGTTCTTCGCCTCCGGCCTGTTCGCCCCCCGCAAGCCCACCGCGGCCAAAGAAGCGCCCTACGAGTGCGGCATCGTGCCCACCCGAGAGCCGGCCGAGCGCTTCCCGGTGCGCTTCTACCTGGTGGCGATGATCTTCATCATCTTCGACATCGAGATCATCTTCCTCTACCCGTGG encodes:
- the ndhC gene encoding NADH-quinone oxidoreductase subunit A; protein product: MSDYLPIFCMLVLATLFAGLSFFASGLFAPRKPTAAKEAPYECGIVPTREPAERFPVRFYLVAMIFIIFDIEIIFLYPWAVIADELRLFGLIEMVVFAVAVFVSFVYLISNGALDWGPAKRLSSGRTTESTVRRISRPAA